Sequence from the Nymphaea colorata isolate Beijing-Zhang1983 chromosome 9, ASM883128v2, whole genome shotgun sequence genome:
AAAGAACTCCAAAGTGCAAATTTTAATGGAATGATCAATTGCAATTTGGCAACTTGATCACTtgagggaaaaggaaaaaaaccaaaGAACCTTATTTCTTTTCTGTGTGCGACGCCAAGCCAAGGAAAAGAGTTGCAAGACAAAGATCGGCCACCGTTGAAATTGATAATATTCGAGAAAAATTAGTTGTGGTAATGGCCTCTCTTCGGAGCGGTGGAAAAAAGACCACTCGCCCTAAAAAATATGGCCTTGATGATACATGCCCAATCTGGGCAGAGCTTAGGGTCCCATTACTTACTTCCCAACAGTAGGTACGCGAAGAAGCTTCATATTAATTTGAACATGGCGGCGGGTTGTATTTTTAACAAGGCCTAAATTCCAGTTGAGTCTACTACGCTTGATTTGGTCCTTAACCCACCTCAAAGGGTGCAAAATGGCCAAGCTCAGACTCAAGTCGAGTTTGGGGCAACACCTAGGAATTACTGAACAACCCAAGGCTTCTGCTGTTCATTATTTGCACCAACGGCACCTTGCATAGTAAACATCTAACAAGCTTAAGAAAGCATAGTTACCTGTTCGAGCTCGGCCCACTTTCTCTGCCAAGCCTGGGATGCTCTAGGGTGGAGCCAGCCGGAAACTTTTGGGTTAGGGCGCCggtgttttaaattttaatcttcAACAGGGCACCGTATATAAATAAGTAGAAATTGATAACATGGCGGGATTTTGCTGTTCGTCTCTTTCAAAAAAGTAGTCTTGTCCACAAGTCCACACCAACATGTAAATAAGGCAATTTGTGTAGGGCAGCATGAAGAACGGCCCACAGCACCCCCCGTGGCTCCGCCAGTGACCATAATCCTTGCCTGGTACTGCGgtcactttcaagtttcaagcaGAATATAGTCCGCACTCTAACACGACAGAGCGGAGATTTAGGTAGGCAAATCTACCAAATCGCTTGCGAAGCACCAGGTTTCGTTCTACCAGGCAATTTTCATAACCACAGCCACCTCCACCTTccatgaagagaaaaaagaaaagaaaaaggaggggaAAACCTATTCAGAAAAATGTCATTATCAATTTACAGAACCACTAACAACAAATAATTAGTGCAGAAACAAAGGtccatgcacacacacacacacacacacacggagaTCCAGTTCACACTTCATCGTAATAAATATGTGCAGCTTTAGAATGAACaatatcaaaattgaagcacCACATGTCCAATGTTTACATCATCATCTAAATGCAGAATCAGTCGTGGATGGTGAAAGCCATCAACCCTAAACCAGTTACCACACCACACCCACTCTGTCGCAGTAAAACCCTGTTCGGTAACGACCAATTTCAAGCCACTCAACTTTTTGCGATGAAGAACAAATGTTAGCATCACTGTGACCTTCATGAAGCATCAGGATATTTCAGATTGTCTGCAGCAGACGTATGGTGCCCTCGTCAAGGAATGGAACTAACCAGGTTTGTTAGTCAATCATAACAGCAATTCCACTTGTCAGTTTGAAATGCTAGTAGGGGACGGCAGCTATGGAATCTCGCTGTGGTCTGTGTTTTCTCTTCCTTAGCTTTGGCAAGGTTAGGATCCATGAAGGGATTTCACAACCTGAAGCCACCATCACATTTGCAATATTCCGCAAGAAGGGAAGATCGGCTTCTGTATACAATGTGACGGCCTCACCTCTCCTCCCAGCTCTGCCGGATCGACCTAAGGCGAAGGCACAAATTAATATGTAAGCAGCAGAGAGGGCTACTGACACCTTAGAGTCACaagttcatgaaaagaaaaacagaaacacCAAAAACAGTATCTAAAGCAGTTGAAAGCATGTTAATTTGTTAAGTTTGACTAGATTGACTAGATGAGTGATCCAAAGGTTCACTTAAAAGATGGCAAaagattttgcatgtttttattATCATTGTCATTATGAGAATCTGATGTGTTCCAATCATGAATTTGAATAACAATTAGACCGAAACAAAGTGGACCACAGACAGAAATACCTATCCGATGTATGTATGCTGCAGCCGACTCTGGAAAGTCATAGTTGATCACACAGTTGACACCCTTAAAATCCATGCCACGAGCAACCACATCTGTTGCAATTAAAATCCATACCTTGCCCTCACGGAAGCTATCCACTGCATCTTCACGCTGAGAAAACCCGAGGAAGAAATTTGTGATGAGGAAGGTGGACAACCACAACTTACCAAATTGAGAGATGAAGCCTTTGATTGGAATTACCTCTGCTTGTGTCAGATCAGCATGAATAACACCAGTCCTAATGTTAGCAAATTCCAATTCCCTGTAAAGCTCCTTTGCCCGTTCCTTGCTTTGAACAAATAAGAGAATAGGTGGGTTGAGACTCTGCCATCCATACAATAAAGGAATGAGCACGTGAGGAAGAACCAGAACAACAAAAGGTATCCCCCCAACACTTGAACACAAAACTGGAAAAACGTAGGATTTTGAAATTACTCCAGATAAGCAGGATATAACACAAACATTTGGTGACCACCTGCTACGTTTTCCTTTACACAGGTgaacagaaaatgaaatttcaGTACATTCAGGCCATTTTACCAAAATGGAGTAACACAGGGGGAACAATTCTTATACAAGTAATCAAAGTCATACGGCCTGAAGGTCATTACTAACAGACTTTCCCCAAATATCTTTCCAAATAGCAGCAGAGGACTTATTGAACTACAAGGGAAATCAGGAGTCCTGGATTAGAATCCTAAACCAACTGGTGGTCCAGTAAACTGAATTTAAGAGGCTGACCAACTTTGACACAATGATGGATAGCCAAGAGAGAAAGGTACTAACATCCTTATAAGTTACCATGAATAGGACCAATTCTACACGACGAGGAAAATTAGTTGTGCAGCATGTCAGCAGCCTAACAGGAAACTGATTGGGTAATTTGACTGCATTTATGAGTTACAAATGCACAATTGAATCCCCATTTATGCAACAAGCATGCAATGTTAGTAATGTCAAACTAAGATAAGTGTACCAACATACCTCTGCAAAGAACTGTCTAATTGCCACAAGCTTTCCTTCTTCATTCCCAGCAAATATTAGCTTCTGCTGTATCAAGTTTGATGCTGAGTTCCtagttaaagaaaagaaattagaaCCCGTGTTCACTCAATCATTGAGGTTAAACAGCCAAAATACTCACTTTCTGCCCACAATAATTCGAACAGCATCATGCATAATTGTGCGTGCAAGCTCTTCAACAGAATCAGGTAGTGTTGCACTGAACAAAGCACGAACAATTGAAGGATTTGAGCATGCACCAACCACTGCATCAATTTGTTCCAGAAACCCAAGTTCAAAAAGCTTATCGGATTCATCCAGGACAAGATACTCAACCCTGCAGATGGAACAATAGACAATCAGACTTTATAGTTACAAATGTGCCAAGATGCTGGACTGTGGCCTAGATACCTTGGCTAAGGAACCTACACagtccaaacaaaaaaaaatgttattttttaaattttaactctTAAAGGTAATCACTTTTTGCATGCTATATCCTAATATGCTGATTGAATACATTGACTAaggtataattttttttcaaaaccacCATATTCATATGGACCCTTTTCCTCTttatctttttccatttttttttctcttgcacAGGGTTGCCTAGGCCTTGCACAGAACCTTTTAATGGGTCTGCCATCAACGCCTGCCTAGCTCTTTGAAGTTTTAACTACATATCGATCAGTACAGCATCGTTAGCAAAGGTGTGACATCACTTTCAGGTCAACGGAGGGCATTCTCATTGGAGATCAAATTACAAGAAGCATCAACAAATACAGCATATGTTTGCTTTCcctgcctttctttttttctttttttgttaactAAAGCTGAAACCATCTTGAGATGGACAAGTACGAACCTTTACAAAtatctgtttttctttaaaaaaaaaaaagaaaaaagggaaaataaaggaaaaactaaaaaatttgaaaagtcaCAGCAGTTTGAAAAAGATCTCAAGAAAGCCACACCATAAAAGCACAAATGGTATTTTTGACAATCGTACAAGCACCTCAAACAGCTccttcaaattcatgaaattgttGCAAAATTTTATAGTACACAAGTTCTACTCAGCCAAACTTGACCGACTCTAGTTACACTATTGCTTGTCCTCCTTGTCCAGGCAAACATAATGCATGGTCTTCATAAACATTCTCATGATCAGAATGTATCACTGTTCTGCATTATTTTCTTCAGCCAGTATAAAATGAAACACAGACAGTTCAGAAACTCATAGGCAACTGTATCACTTTAtgcttaaaaaacaaaaaccgtTGCAAATTACAAGTGCCACCAATGGGTACCTGCTCAGGTCAAGCTTTCTCTTGGTAATGGCATGCTCCAACCGTAGGGGTGTAGATACAAGGATATCACATGGCATATTCTTGAAATCCCCACATTTAGACAATTCCTTAGTCATCAAGCGGAtgaaaaatttttttcttcctttggcAAATTTCTTGCATTCCCTGGTTGTCTGAGCAGCTAATTCTCTTGTAGGACAAAGTATTACAGCACGGACCCCATCCTCTGATCCTTTCTGAACAAAGAAATTACACACAGCAGTCTAAATAACAGGCATTCAAAGATCAGAAAAGACTTCTATCTAACAGTAAAAAGTGATTTGGACAAGTAAAcacaacaaacaaatgaaagatTAAAAAGCAAATTAGTACCTTCAATTTCATCAGAATAGGACAAAGAAAAGCTAAAGTTTTCCCTGAACCAGTAGGCGCACAAGCAAAGCATTCACGCCCCTGACAGTAAACAGACCATGAGAGAACCCGAATAGAAGATGATTGAACAGGGAATATAAAGAAAGAACTCAGTTCGTTAGATCAAAAGTTCATACTGAGAGGAGTACTGGAATAGCCTGCCTTTGAATAGGTGTGGGCTCTTTAAAACCAAGCTCTGACAAATTTTGGAGTAAGCGTGGTTTACATTTGTACCTGTAAAATTATCAATGTTGACATTCAACAAACTATGAATTACAACAACATGGCAGATGACAAACTGTTTGTAAGCAAATCATGGAACTGGAAAAATAGTCAGGTGAGAGGCATGCACCACCACATTCAAggatttaaatatatatatatatatatatatatatgtggagagagagagagagaaaggaggacCACATAGCTCCCGCGTTTGTTGaaaaaatcttttaatattTAGATAAACAAACTGTGGCTCTGATGTTGAACACTACAATAAAGAATTCGgcaaaaaaaaggataaattaAACATAAGCACCACAaaataaataatacaaatttaaatttcatcaAGTTTCCAGAAGCCCTCCCAGAATCAAAATCCTGAAGACTAATCaataaaccaaaagaaaattacTTTACAAAGGGCCACCACCAGCAATACAGTGAACATCTTAGAGAAAGAAAGGAGTGATACTATAATCAGTGCATGCTCTCACCTTTTGCAATACACTTTATTATACAGAAACATTGATCAGTTTCATCCGTTTAGTGAACAAAGATATCAGATGTACACTTTAATCATGCAGTTGATAGTATTACTGTATTATATCAAATATTATCAGGTCAAAAATTGCTAGAAGCAATTAAAGAAGAAAGATATAACTGCTGATGAGAATCCTGACGTCCAAAATCAAGTACCTCGTACTCAATTCTGCAAAATCATTAAGTGGTGATGGAATATTTTGGCCAGCAACATGGATTCCATATTTCTTTCGTGCAAGAGCTGCCATCTAAATTATAGaaaagggaacaaaaaaaacattaaagtcCAAACACAAATTGCAAACATTTCAATCATTAACCTAGGTGCTTGTACACTTCCATTCTCGACAAAATAaaacaaccaaagaaaaaagaaccaCCTCAATCTGTCTATTGAGCTCTTTGATCTTTGAATTGGACTTCTTCTCTGTTAACTTTCTCTTACCAAGATCCATCATTTCAGGTTCTGAACTCTTGAATACATGAAAACTATCCACGGTTTCTAGCAAAAATTAAGTAGAAATATTGATTAGACTACAGTCTACAGCAGAGGTCCTTGAAATCGCCAATGTGCAGCCAAGTCATCAGATGTCAGTAAAAGATATCGGCAAAAGAAATTCTTCCCACAGTAAGTTGCCAAGAAAATGATTCCAATAACAACActaaatgtttgatttggaaacataaaatatttcaagaaagTAATAGTGCTCCAACAGGTTGCAGCCTCCTGTCTATTAGCGTGTCTATTCCAGAAACCTCCAATTCTGCACTCTAGCTGGAATGCTAATGCATTTTTCAGTCAGTATCTGCTGGATGCCCCATGAATGTATAGATCAGTCATATACATATCCTTGCAAACTCCAGTCCAAGCTAAAATGATCTGTGGCTGCATATCATCTGGATAACTCAGGTGTTCTACACATCAGTTTCAGCCCATGAACATGTTGGTCTTTTAACCAGATATACCCCTGCTTACTTTCATAGCATGTGGCACTTCTTTACCGACTTACCTTTAATTTAACATTCGTCAGTTGGTTAGCTATCTGCATCCAAACAGCCAAAAATGGGCCTGTAACATGTTTAGGATGACAAAAGATACATGAGTTCTTCTCCTTGACATAATCTTTTACCTGTTTTTTCACTAAAGGAACACTACTTTTTTCATATGCATGTGAAACTACGTTGTTTTTACATGTTAGTTAGTCAGCTGCACCGCAAAATCGACACAACAAAAACCACACCGACTTCCTACATTGTCCACACCAGAAACACTTCTCAATATAGTTGATGCCAAGGACAAGAAGcacagagaagaaagaaaaagcctcTAGATTGTACTTCTATGTTTTCTAAAAGTAGACTCAATACCAGCAGTGATGAAGACATGTAAAGGAAAAATGGAAGTATGATTTCCCAGACAAGATACAGATGGCAAATGAATCATACGAACAGACTCACCAGATTCAGCTCtttgtttccccttttttctaGATTCCAGCCTGGCTATGGGCTCCTCCTTCAGAGCTTCCACTATCGAATTTGGCTCTTCTACATGCTTTTTCTgcagaccaaaaaaaaaagacatagaTGTTTTAGAAAGAAACTTAGATAAAGTAAAGATCTGATCGTGTTGATTGATTTCGACAGTCCAGCCATAAAATACATAACAATCAGATAAGACATCACCTATCTCCGAAACATTTTGGCATTTTCATACCCATCATTTCCAGTAACACAACAAAACGTCCATCTTCAGAAATATTCAAAAGTGGAGAGGTATAGGAACCATGATGAAATTCACAATGACATGGTCAAGTTTGACTGGAAAAACTTGAAACTATGAGACGTTAAGGTCATTTGTGCATACACTTGTAATGAGACCTTTTCACTGATTTTCAATGGTTTCAAAAAAGCAGTGTGAAGACTTATCAATTCAGCAATTTAGTATCTCACGGGAGACCTTATTATTCATTCAGTTAAAAAAGTAGAAGCATTCAAGAGGgagaaacaacaacaacaaacacTAACTGTGAACTTGGCGATGTCTTTGGCAAACTTCTTTCGATCGAATCGGGTGCCAGCAAAGAGGATAGAATCGATCCCCATGTCTCTAGTAGaatctatttcttttcttgttcttcttcttcttgctttgccaATTTCTCACGCCCGTATCTCTGCATGATTTGTATATGTTAGCAGGAATGATTATGTGAAAAGGCAAAGCATGAAGGAAAACTAGGGTCAGAGTTGGATCTGAATCCTAGATCTAAACCAGTCGTCAAGCCCATCTGCAACCAAAGTGCTgcttttcaaattcaaacttgGATCCAGATTTTGATTCCCAAGTCCATAGAAGTAATGCGTTTATAAGTAGCTCTAAAACAGGTATTGAATGACAGTGAACTGGCCTCAATCTGGTGTATGTCTGAAAATGGAGGACAGTGAATTGGAATCCACAGCAGCCTCATACCCAACTCTCATCTTGATATAAACAGAATGGAGTAAGGTTCAATCCAGAAACAAGAAGCAAAGCAGGAGAAGCAAACAAAGATATCTGTTCGTGAAAACAAGCTTGCCACAATAATATGTAAAGTACACGACAAATGAGAATCTCCATCATAAATTATATTAACCAATAACAAGACCTCCATTACTTGCAGTGTTGCAATGTTTGttgaaataataatatttttcagTTATCATCAAAAGCTCCAAACTAAAATCAGACAGCGTTTAAGCAGGACGACATACAAATACATTCTATCTACATTTAAGCAGGACGACATACAAACACATTCATGTCATTGATATTTGACGACTCTGTTAAAGTCGACATAATATAACGCCCAAAAAACCTATGCAACATGTAATGCCTGCAGAATCAAACGCCGAACtcaaaaatatatggaaaaagaaaagcttaaAAACCATAATTCATGGATCATCCGCAGCCTCAGCAGCAGCTGCAAATTTAGCAACTCCACTCCTGTATTACGCTTTTTTATTTCAGGCGTGCCACTTGCTCGACCCCGGAAGAAAACGAATGCTGCTGAAGAATTGGCGGAATAGAGAAAAGGGGgctggaaaaaacaaaagaaaaacggAGTGCGACAGAGAACAGAAAGAAAGCATGAGAGAAATATGACCTGAGACGGGAACACGCAGGAAGCAAGAGGGTCGTCTAGCTTCAGTCCACTGGTTCGAACTTGGCAGAAGATGAATGCTGCTGAAGTGCTGACGGTGAACACACTGATGAGGGGATGCGATTTCTGGAACCCTGCAAGAGGAAGACGATCGGATGGGCCGTGATTAAAAAGTGGAAGCGCCGGGTCATGGGCGGCATGGAGAAAAGGGAGCCGGggaaagcgagagagaaagagagagagccaaaagagagagagataaaacaGGAGAGAAATAGCTGTACGTTTCACCGGCGGCCGGCGGTATATGCCCAAAAGACGCACCGAGAGTGGAAGAGAAATGAACCTCCTGCTTCGCTGAAACGGGAATTCGCGCTCgcgggagagagagatgcgCCTGCTTGAAGCCCTAACGGCAAAAAGAACAAATTACAAACCAGCGCCTAATAAAAAGGCTGATACTACAAAACCGCTCGAGTTTTGGCACTCACCAAAGAGCACCTCAACCTTTGCATGTAATTCTCAAATAACCGcttccttttaaaaattattgtaataattaaaataaactacaaaattgccttaaaacaaaaaaaggttgaCCCCTGGAcagtccctttctcttttccctttcctGCAATTCTCTGCAGAGCTTCATTGGCAAGACTACTAAGGGATgaaggacaagaagaagagCTCCAGCAAGAAGCTGCTCGTCGTGCCTCACTCAGTGGCAATGGAGGGGAGCACCTCAAAGCAAAACCTGTTTGAGAGCACTTGGATGTAGCGGAAGAAGCTCGATGTCGTTGGGGAGAAGTGAGATTAAGTAGCACCGGTTGGGCTAGATCTAAGGCAGTCAAGAAGGCGAGTTATTGCTTCCTGACTGTCCGCTTCATcgtttccctttctttctccatgTTCTTTTTCCCGGCATGGCAAATCCTTCATTGggtttttcattcttgaattttgTGCGTACAAAACCTTCCACTTCATGGAAGAGCTTCAAGTGATCTACCTGCTTATGGAAGTTACTGCAGCCTGGACGCTGTTGAACaagatttgaaacaataaaTCGACATTTCCAAAATGGACAGTAATGGATAAAATGATTGACAAGGAGATGCCTGACCTTTCCTCTTTTACATAAACTTACAGAAACCAGATTGCTTCAAGCTCGACGAAGCAGAatacttgaagaaaaaaaagaaggctgCTTCTTATTTATTTCAATGAAACAatgttttccaaaatacaaCCAGGATTGGTATCCGCACAAAGACGGTGAAGGCAAACCCTCATTCAATGTGGAGGAGATTTATCGAGGAGGGACCATGGAAGCGTCCGGGCTCTACCTCGTTGGCACCGGTGGGAATCAGACAGCCGCTATCAACCCTCACCGGACGGCAAGCGTCTTGCCGgcctttttttatatataatattttatataaactAAATTTCTTTCTGAAAATTTGAGGGGTAGCCGTGCTGCTATCTGCCGGTCCCCTAGCTCTGCCCTCGACGGCTCGACTCACCTTGGTAAGAAGACCTCACACCATCCGGTGGATGTATACGGAGCAGTTCAGGTCTCATTTAGATGAATCGACAGGTGTGTTTAGAAGAAAGGATTTGGTGGCTTCTCAGTTAGTAACTGGCCCATCCTTGGCGTATCTCAAATCTGTGTTGAAATCGCGTAGATTAAAAGGAAAGCTCTTGATTAGAATCCTCAAGACGTCAATTctcttcaaaaagaaaagtgaaactaCTGATATACAGgacgaagaaaagaaagaggagttGAATAGAAGTTTCGGCTTTCAGTGGATCTCTCCAACTCACATAAAATGAAGTTAACAACGTTTATGTCATTTCTAACAACGATGATATTCGAAAGAGTGCATTCGAACAATGTTGGAGGGCAGGAGCAGACTGAGGATATTTTTATACATTCGCTTTCTATATCTTCTTGTTTGCCCGCTGCAGACTTCTGTCTTGTTAACTCCtttgtttcttgattttatttctaATGTATATTCTTTGATTCTATTCTGGATTCTCAGTCAATAAAAGCAGGAGGTGTAACCTCCAGTGGACTGGCTTTCAGTCAGTCTAATCGTTTGGcttcaaattttctttgttaataaCAAGCATCTCAACTCTGGTGTGCTCCTAAAGAGATTGGCAAGAAATTTAGGAATAAGCATGTGCCTGAGTATTGGAGACTACGTTCACGCACGGTCATTtggttgattttgaaaattccGAATCGGGAGATGAAGAGCTGTATGCAATTCTTAAGTATTGAATATTCAAGATCgtgaaaaatggaaaacataacAATATTATGATacgaaatatttttccaaattcttaaTTCTTTGATGCTTGTTATAATATAAACTTAcgtatgtatttttttttttatttctgtatAAAAgaggtttttattttctggATTGTAAAACTTTATCCCTCAGCACATGATTTTCCAGACATTAGTTAACAGCTGTAGACAAATCTTCAGAAACATCCTCATGTTTATGGCATAGTTAATGGTATGCCTTAGATTACATATATGGATCAACCCTACAAATTAAACATTATGTAAAAACCAAGTTTAATGTTCAATTAGTTTCCGAAACCTCATTTGTATGTTTGAATAACGAGGCAAAAACCGACCTCTTGGTACACTTTCAGGGCATGGAAAATCATCGAAtggaggaatatatatatatatatatgtgtgtgtgtgtgtgtgtgtgtgtgtgtgtgtttgatcATACATGCAGATTAAACAATTAAATCTAACAAAAGTGTAAATTGTTCATACATGTGCATAACTAAATTGGTGTCTGCTGCATCAAAATCCATGTGAGAGCTGAAATGGAAAATACCAAAATGATTAAAGAACCATTATTGCCTTTTGACAAATGATCTGATTAAACCAAAGTACTCCAACTGGTTGATTAGAAATGCATCTTTGCATTATTGGTATCGACAAATCTACCTTTGTCTTTCAGCTGAGTAAGTTAAGGGGCtcataattaaatttgttttcatttcaaacaaaatggCAAAAGTACCGTAAAAAGAAACAGTGGAAAGGAGTGATTGAATAGAAGGGAGAAATAAGTTCTTGACATAGAAATGATTAACTTGTGTTAAGGGAGTTAGAATGTTAGGAATGAATTTGAGAGTCACAATAATGCAGGGATGCACGCGTCTTTGAAGCTGCAGTCAATATCGGCTCCGTTTCaggttaaaaaattaatttaaatgtttcataaaatatatatatatatatgtatatatatatatatgcttttatTGTTCAGCAAAGAGCAGAAATTTAATTGATACAAAAATCTGGCTCTTTCTCTGGATGGCAATTTTTTCGAAACTCgctttgaaaaaaattgaattttttaaagCAGTTTTTGAAACTTGTGCATGTATGTAGGTGATAAGACCAAAGCAAACGTTTTCTGTGAATTTGAGAATTCGTAAAGCCTGTTTGAAGAAAGGAATAAAAACTTAGATGACAtcatatcaagaaatttttaTGACGCCAGCGATGGTGTTTAATAAATTGGAGGATCTCCTTCATATTGGAAAACGAATGTCTCCAAAGGAAATGAGCAAGCGACGGTTCTTTCTCTTTCGTCATCTTTTCTACGTCAGAAGATTAAAAAAGAGGAGAGGTTAGATCTGTCGCAGATTTTCTTCACAGTAAGGGTCTTCGTTATCAGACAAATTTATCATAACCTGTTCTAGCAGCATTGATCAAATCAAATCTGACAAGTTCAATTAGTTTaatcctaaaaaaaattaacttgggAAACCGGAAGAGAACTTCAAGTCTagaaacttttatataaaattagagACCTGGTTTCAACAGCCAGACCTGAATTTGACTATGATTTCAAAAAACGGGTCTCACGTTTATGAACAGTAATAGCGAGCATTTTCTATGAAAGATGCCAGATTGAGACaatattcttcctttttccatgATCATGGCGTGAGACGTGAGAAGGCAAGCTAAGTTTGATTGGGTATGTAAGTTAATTAGCAGTACCAAACATTGATCAACTTAATTAGAAGGCCTTCGTTGAAAAGAACATGGAAATATTGGAAAGACATCGTGTTACTGGAATATGCCTTTGAAGAACACATTGTTGATTTGATCTACTCGCGAAATGTCCACTTAATTGCCTCAACATGCCTAATCTCATTTATAAAGATGTATTAATTGCTTGAAAAGTGTTGgcgtatttttaaaaaatattttcaaatttttcagtTGGACCTCTCTAGGGATGTCAACCATTCAATCAGATGTACTCTCTACCAACTTGGATTTGCTGGATGcccacatatttggatttgaatttcgaTTCAAATATGAGAAGATGTCacgtcatatttgaatctgatttttaatttcacaatccCAATACTATTTGCACctaatttttccttttgcacctgaatccgaatccgatttttacatAGATAACCACATTTTAGCTGCATCATGACATGTTAAGgaccaactttcaaaatgaaTGCAtggttatttcttaaatctaaatacAATCTAGTTTCTTAGTcagatgttcatttttttttctaaatatgtATGAAGCCGTTGCTTGAATATCAATTCGAATCAAATCCGGTCAAAGACCAAAGCAGGGT
This genomic interval carries:
- the LOC116260960 gene encoding DEAD-box ATP-dependent RNA helicase 57; its protein translation is MGIDSILFAGTRFDRKKFAKDIAKFTKKHVEEPNSIVEALKEEPIARLESRKKGKQRAESETVDSFHVFKSSEPEMMDLGKRKLTEKKSNSKIKELNRQIEMAALARKKYGIHVAGQNIPSPLNDFAELSTRYKCKPRLLQNLSELGFKEPTPIQRQAIPVLLSGRECFACAPTGSGKTLAFLCPILMKLKKGSEDGVRAVILCPTRELAAQTTRECKKFAKGRKKFFIRLMTKELSKCGDFKNMPCDILVSTPLRLEHAITKRKLDLSRVEYLVLDESDKLFELGFLEQIDAVVGACSNPSIVRALFSATLPDSVEELARTIMHDAVRIIVGRKNSASNLIQQKLIFAGNEEGKLVAIRQFFAESLNPPILLFVQSKERAKELYRELEFANIRTGVIHADLTQAEREDAVDSFREGKVWILIATDVVARGMDFKGVNCVINYDFPESAAAYIHRIGRSGRAGRRGEAVTLYTEADLPFLRNIANVMVASGCEIPSWILTLPKLRKRKHRPQRDSIAAVPY